The Streptomyces sp. NBC_00775 genome includes the window TCGCGGACGAAGCCGTGCACCACCGTCGCGCCGCCCGCGGGGGCAGCCTCCTCGGGCGCCGATTCGCGCGGCTCCACCGCCAGATGCGGCAGCCGCTTCTCCAGCCCGGCCGGCAGCCACCAGTTGGACTTGCCGAGCAGATGCATCGCGGCCGGCACCAGGGCCGTACGGAGAATGAACGCGTCCAGGGCGACCGCGGCCGCCAGGCCGACGCCCGCCATCGCGGCGCCCGAGTCGCCGCTCAGGACGAAGGCCAGGAAGACGCAGACCATGATCAGGGCGGCGGAGTTGATGACGCGGCTGGTCTCCGCGAGGCCGACGCGGACGGCGCGCGCGTTGTCCTTGGTGTGCACCCACTCCTCGTGCATCCGGCTCACCAGGAACACCTGGTAGTCCATGGAGAGGCCGAAGAGGAGGGACAGCATGATGACGGGCAGGAAGGAGTTGATCGGACCCTCCTTGCCGAGGCCGAGCAGGTCGAGGCCCCAGCCCCACTGGAAGATCGCGACGAGTACGCCGAACGACGCGGCTGCCGCGATCAGGTTCATCAGCGCGGCCGTCAGCGGCACCACGAGGGAGCGGAAGGCGACCATCAGAAGCAGGAAGCCCAGGCCGATGATCGTGGCGACGAAGTAGGGCAGCCGGTCACCGGTGATGGACGAGAAGTCCTTGGAGACGGCCGTCACGCCACCGACGTGCGCCTGCGCCCCCGCTTCCGGGATCACCCGGTCCCGCAGTCTGTCGATGAGCTGGTCGGTCTTCTCCGACTGCGGCGAGGTCGTCGGCACCACCTGGATCACCGTCACGCCCCGCGCGGGCGGCAGCGCCGCGACCCGGGCCACTCCGGCCGTGTCGCCGATGTCCTTCACCAACGCGGAGGTGTCGCCGCCGGACGTGACCACCTGAAGGGGGCCGTTGAAACCGGGCCCGAAGCCCTCGGCGAGCAGGTCGTACGCCTTCCTGGTCGTCGTCGAGGCGTCGTCGTTGCCCTGGTCCGTGGCGCCGAGCCGCAGTCCGAGAACGGGCAGGGCGAGAACCGCCATGACGGCCAGGGCGAGGACAGCGATCGTCCGCGGACGCCGCTGGACACTCGTCGACCAGCGCGCCGCGGCGCCGCTGGTCGACTGCTTCTCCGGCCCGTTGGCGGCCAGCTTGCGCCGCTGGCGGCGGCTGAGCACCCGGGCGCCGAGGAGTCCGAGGAGCGCCGGCAGCAGGGTGATCGCCGCGAGCACGCTGAAGATGACGGTGAGCGAGGTGCCGATGACCACGCCGTCCAGGAAGCGCAGGTTCGTCACGAGCATCCCGGCGAGCGCGATGCACACCGTGCCGCCCGCGAACAGCACGGCCCGCCCCGAGGTGTCGAGGGCGACGACCGCCGACTCCTCCGGCGCCATGCCGCGCAGGATGCCGCGCCGGTGCCGGGTGACGATGAACAGCGCGTAGTCGATGCCGACGCCGAGGCCGATCAGCGTGGCCAGCAGCGGCGCCAGGTCGGGCACGGACGTGACATGGCTGATCAGCTGCGTGGAGAACAGACCGGTGCCGACGCCGAAGATGGCGATGCCGATCGGGAGCAGCATCGCGAAGAGGGATCCGAAGGCGAGGAACAGGACGACCGCCGCGGCCAGGATGCCGATCATCTCGGCGAGACCGGTGGGCGGTTCCTGCACCTTCTGGATCGCCTGACCGCCCAACTCGACCTGGAGACCGCCACGTTCGGCGTTCTGCGCGGTGTCGACGACGTTCTGCACCAGGTCCTTGGGTACGGTGTTGGCCTGGTCGGCGAAGGTGATCTGGGCGTACGCGATCTTCCCGTCGGAGCTGATCTGCGTCGCGCCCTGCTCACCCGAGTACGGGCTGGTGACGCCGCCGACGCCCGACATCTTCCCGATCTCTTCGAGCGCGGGCTGGATCCGGGACCGTACGGACTGGTCGCGGACCGTTCCCCCGTCGACCTTCCACACCACCGTGTCGGTGTCCCCCGCGCGGTCCGGGAACGCCTTCTCCATCAGGTCGTACGCGCGCTTGGAGTCCGTGTTCGGAAGGGAGAAGTCGGTCGCGTAGTCTGTGCCCGCGGTGGACGCCGCGAAGCCCAGTCCGAACAGCGCCCCCACCCACAGCAACAGGACCACCAGCCGGTGCCGATAGCACCACCGTGCCAATGTCGCCACGCTCAACGCTCCTTCAGTCGGTCGGTTGGTCCCCCAAGTCCTGGAGCAACCATCGACCGAGCCCCGTGCGCGGCGACACGGCCCGCACATGACTCTCAAGGAACTCCAAAGCGAGAGCGCCCCATGTCGGGGCAGGTGTACGGATACTGGGGACATGACCGCTCACGAGGGAGCCACCGTCCTCGTCGTCGAGGACGAGCCGAGCATCGCGGACGTCCTCGCCATCGCCCTGCGCTACCACCGTTTCGAGGTGATGACCGCGGGCACCGTCCGCCAGGCGCTCACGCTCGCCGAGCGCACCCGCCCCGACGCGGCGCTGCTCGACGTGATGCTGCCGGACGGCGACGGCCGGGCGCTCGGCCATGAACTGCGGGAGCGTCAGCCGGACTTGGCGATCGTCTTCCTCACCGCGCGGGACGCGCCCGCCGAGATCGTGGGCGCGCTCGGCTTCGGCGACGACTACATCACCAAGCCGTTCAACATCGACGAGGTCGTCGCCCGGATCACGGCCGTCCTGCGCCGCACCCGCCCCGACGACGTCCTGCCGCAGCGCCCGCCCCTGCGCTACGGCGACCTGGAGCTGGACGAGACGACGTACTGCGTCCACCGCGCGGGCCGCACGGTCGAGCTCACCCCCACCGAGTACGCCCTGCTGCGCTTCCTGGTCCGCAACGGCGGACGGATCGTGCCCAAGGAGCAACTCCTGCGCCACGTATGGCAGTACGAGCACCCCGCCGAGTCGACCGTCGTGGAGACGTACATCAGCTATCTGCGGCGCAAGCTCGAACCGCTGGGACCGCCGGTGATACAGACCCGGCGAGGCGTCGGATACGGGCTCACATGAGGATTTCGCCGGTGCGCACGGACAGCGCGGCCCGTGACACCGTCCCGGCGGAGGCGGGTACGAAGACCGGGGCCCGCCGGAGGCCGCGACCCCGGCTCCCGCGCTGCCGGCACGGCATCCACTCGCTGCGCGGCGGCTTGACGCTCGCGAACGTGGGGCTGCTGGCCCTGGGCATCGTGATGGCGACCGCGGTGAGCCTGATGGGCATGCGGCACTATCTGGTCGACCAGGTCGACACGGACCTGATCAAGACGCGGGACTCGCTGGGCAGTTCACGGCTCACCATGCGGGAGATCGACTCGCTGAGCGCGGTGGCGTTCGTACGCGACCGGCTCATCGCCTCCGCGGACGAGTCACCGAGGCCGGACTCGATCTTCGCGGCGGTCGACCGGAGCGGGAAGGCCGTCACCATCGGCGGCATCGGCGGCTTCAAGCCGACCAGCAGCCAGCTCGCCCTGGCGGAAGCGGTGGACGACCCGCACGCGCTCGTCGCCGACCGCGACCCGCACGACGTGACGGTGCATGGCGCCTCCTACCGGGTGACCGGGGCACGGTTCGCCGACGGAACGTACGTCCTGCTCGCCACCTCGACCGACGGGCTGCACAAGGGCATAGCGAAGGCGCTCAAGCTCGATCTGGCCTTCGGCACCCTGCTGTTGGCGCTGCTGGCCTGCCTGACGATGTTCAGCGTGCGCCGCCGGATGCGGCCGCTGGAGGCCATGGTGGAGACCTCGTCGGCGATCGCCGAGGGGGATCTGACCCGGCGCGTGCCCTCCAGCCACCATCCGACCCAGGAGGTCGAACAGCTGCGGCTCGCCCTCAACTCCATGCTCCACCAGGTCGAGTCGGCGTACCGGACGCGCGAGCGCAGCGCGGCCCAGCTGCGCCGGTTCGTCGGGGACGCCTCGCACGAACTGCGCACACCGCTGTCGGCGATACGCGGCTATCTCCAGCTGTACGAGAAGGGCATGCTGACCGATCCCGCCGAGCGCAGGCGGGCCTGGGACCGGATGAACGCGGAGGCCGACCGCATGGGCCGGCTCGTGGACGAGCTGCTCACCCTGGCCCGGCTCGACCAGCGCCCCGAACTCCGCTTCAGAAACGTCGACTTGAGCCGACTGGTACGGGACGCGGCCGCGGATCTGCGGGCCCAGCAGCCGGGGCGCCCGGTGAGCGTGGGCGCCGAAGGCACGCTGCTGCTGCACGCCGACGAGTCGGGGCTGCGGCAGGTGCTCGGCAACCTCGTGGGCAACGTACGCACCCACACACCCGCCGAAGTGCCGGTGCGGCTCGGTCTGGAGCGCGAGGACGGCGTCGTACGGTTGTGTGTCGCGGACGAGGGTCCCGGGCTCGCGGAGGACGACGCGGCGCGCATCTTCGACCGGTTCTTCCGGGCGGGCGGCGGCGCGGGCAGCGGGCTCGGCATGGCGATCGTGCAGGGCGTGGTGACGGCGCACGGGGGCAAGGTGGCGGTGCGGACGGCGCCGGGCGAGGGGCTGGCGGTCACGGTGACGCTCCCGGCGCACTGACGCCCCCTTTTCGGCCCCGTGACCTGCTAGAACGGTCTTGGGACGGACTTGGGCAGAAGCAGACCCGGAGGATTGAACACCGGCCGCCACGGCGCCGTACAGCACAGGTGAAGGCGGCCCCGACCTCCCCAGCCTGGTCCGCCGTGCCACCACCGGGCTTCGCACGGAAGGACCGCCGGGTTGTCGTTCAACACGAGCTCTCGACAGCTGCCGAACACGGACGAGAAGCCTCCGGAGGAGGGTCCCGCGCCGGAGCCTTCGCCGGAGCCATTGCCGGAGGCCACCGCGGAGACGTCCACCCCGGGCGCCAGTGCGGCGGCCCCGGCCGAACCCCTCTCAGGTGACGGCGAGACCCAGGCCGAGGCTGCCTCCGGTAACGGCGAGACCCCGGCCGAGGCCACCGCGACCGCCGCAGAAGTTGAAGCCCCCGCCGACGCCGAAGCCCCGGCCGCCACCTCGGATGACACCGAAGCCCCGGCCACCACCTCGGATGACGCCGAAGCCCCGGCCGCCCCCTCGGATGACACCGAAGCCCCGGCCGAAGTCACCGAAGATCCGGCCGAAGCCGCCCCGGCCCCCACGCCGGCCCCCGCCCCCACCCGAGGCCGGCGGCGCTGGCACGGCTGGCGCGAGAGGTACCCCCTCGCGGCCCGCGCCCTGGCGTGGACCACCACCGCCCTGGCCGCCGCGCTCGTGCTGTTCGCGCTGCTCATGCCGAGCAGGATCGACACCTTCCGGCCCGCCGAGTTCTTCCGTATCCCGGTGGAGGCGATCTTCGGCGCCGCCGTGCTGATCGTCCTGCCGCGCAAGCCGCGGATCGCCGTGGCGGCGCTCGCCGGGCTGTGCCTCGGCGCGCTGACGGTCCTGAACTTCCTCGACATCGGCTTCAACGAATACCTCGGGCGCGGATTCAACGTCGTCCTCGACTGGACGCTGTTCAGCGACGCGCAGGCGTACCTCCAGGACACGATGGGCAAGAACGGCGCGCTCGGCATCGTGGTGCTGGTCGTGGTCCTCGTGATCGCGGTGCTCGTCCTCATGACGCTGTCGGTCGTCCGGCTGGGCAACCTGGTGGCCCGGAACACCGACCTGGCGACGCGTACGACGCTGGTGATGGCCATCGTCTGGGTCACCTGCGCGGCGCTCGGCGTGCAGTTCACCGGCGTACCGATCGCCGCCGAGCACACGACGCTGGTCGTCCAGGACCGTGCCGTGCGGGTGCGGAACACCCTCCGCGACGAGGCGGCGTTCGCGAAGGTCGCCAAGAAGGACGCGTTCGCCAACACCCCGCCGGACCAGCTGCTGACGGGGCTGCGCGGCAAGGACATGATGATCACGTTCATCGAGAGCTACGGCCGCAGCGCGATCGAGGACCCGGTCATGGCGCCGGGTGTCGACGCGACCCTCACCTCCGAGAACGAGAAGCTGACCAAGGCCGGGTTCGCGGCGAAGAGCGGCTGGCTGACCTCGGCGACGTACGGCGGAAGCAGCTGGCTGGGTCACTCCACGTTTCTGTCGGGCCTGTGGATCAACAACCAGCAGCGCTACCGCACCGTGACCGCGGGCAACCACCTGACCCTCCCCGGCGCCTTCAAGAAGACGGGCGCCTGGGACACGGTCGGCGTCATGCCGGGTGTGCAGAAGGCTTGGCCGGAGTCGAAGTTCTACGGCATCGACAAGGTCTACGACTCCCGCGATCTCGGCTACAAGGGACCGAAGTTCAGCTGGTCGACCATGCCCGACCAGTACGCGCTGACCGCGTTCGAGCGGCTGGAGCACAGCAAGAAGCACGACAAGCCGCTGATGTCGACGATCATCCTGACCTCCAGCCACCAGCCCTGGGCACCGATCCCCAAGACGGTCCCCCAGGACCAGGTCGGCGACGGCTCGGTCTACGACGCCATCGAGAAGGCCGGCAAGAGCCCCGCGGACATCATCACCGACTCCACCAAGTCCAAGGAGGAGTACGGCAAGTCCATCCAGTACTCGGTGACCAGCCTCATCGACTACCTGGTGAAGTACGGCAACAAGAACACCGTGCTGATCTTCCTCGGCGACCACCAGCCGATCGCCCGGGTCAGCGGCAACAACGCCAGCCGTGACGTGCCGGTGTCGATCGTCGCCAAGGACCCGAAGGTCCTCGACAAGATCGCCGACTGGAACTGGACGGACGGCCTGCAGCCGGAGCACAACGCCCCGGTCTGGAAGATGAGCGCGTTCCGCGACCGCTTCCTGACGGTGTACGGCTCCACACCGCACCCGTAAAGGCCTCTCAGGCAGACGGTGTGGGCGCGGCTGCCACCAGCGCCCACACCGTCTTCCCGTACCTCCCCCGGCTCCACACCCCCCACGCCACGGCGATGTTCTCCACGAGATGGAGCCCGCGGCCGGTCTCCTCCCAGTCGGCGACCGGCCGCAGACGGGGCTCGGCGGCACCCTCGTCGGAGACCTCTATGAAGCAGGAGCCGTCGGCGAGGGCGGTCACCGCGACCTCGAACTCCCGCTCAAGCAGGGGTCCGTGGCGCACGGCGTTGGTCGCCAGCTCGGAGACGAGCAGCACGACATCCGCAAGGGCCGGATCGTCGGCGCTGTGACCCCAGTCGGCCAGGTGGTCCCGTACGCGGCGCCGGGCGAGACCGACGGACGCCGGATGCCTGGGCAGCCGGAATGAGTTGCGTCTCACCACGTCTGCCCCTCACCCCGCACACACCTCCGACACATGGTGCTGCGTTGGGCGAGAGCGCGATGTCACTGGGCCGGGTGTCCGCCCCGCGGGATCACGTCAGTTGTCATATCCAGCTCAGCCGCCAGAGGCGGAAGACACCGGTCCCGTCCGACAGGTACTGACCGCCCCCGACGTCCTCACTGCTGAGTACATACTCCTTGCGCTGCCACAGGGGAATCAGCGGAACATCCTGAGCCACGACTTCCTGCAACTGCCGGAAGGAGTCGGTCGCGAGGCTGCGGTCCTCGTCCTGCTGAGTGTCCAGAATCAGCCGGTCGACGGCCTTGCTGCTGTAGCCGTTCTTCATGCTGTTGCCGGTGCCGACGAGCGGGGCGCTGAAGGTGTCCGGGTCGGGATAGTCGGCGACCCAGCCGACGGCCCACGCGTCCAGCCTGCCCTCGGCGTACTGCTTCTGGAAGGCGGTCCACTCGTAGCCCTTGGTCGCCACCTTGAACAGCCCGCTCGCCTCCAGCTGCCGCTTGAGCTCGGCGGCCTCCTGCGCCGCGGCGCCCCGTCCTTTCGCGTACCCGTAGGTGAACCGCACGGGAAGCGACACCCCGGCTTCGGTCAGCAGCGTCCGCGCCTTCTTGGCGTCCGGCTTGGGGTAGTCGTCGAAGAACGACGTCGCGTGCCCCGTGATGCCCGCCGGAATAAGCCCGTACAACGGATCGGTCGTCCCCTTGTACGTCTGGCTGACCAGTTCCTCGCGGTTGATGAGCGCGGCGATGGCCTGCCGCACCCGCCGGTCGTGCAGCGGCGCGTTCGCCCGCACATTGAGGACGAGGTTGCGGGTCTCGGCGCTGTCGACCTCCGTGACCCGCTGTTTCGGGTCGCTCGGCGAGAGTCCGGCGAGCAGCGCGGGAGGCAGCTGACGGGCGGCGACATCGAACTTCTTCGCCTTCCAGCCGGCTTCCAGCGCCTGCGAGTCGGCGTAGTAGCGCAGCACGATGGGCCGGCCGGTCTCCTTGACGGCGCCCTCGTAGTGCGGGTTGGGCGCGAGGACGGCCCGCTTCTCCTTCGTATACGTCTTCAGTACGTACAGTCCGGTGCCGTCGGCGCCGGTGTCGGTGCGCAGGGCACGCTTGGGGTAGCGGGTGTGGTCGACGATCGAACCGGCGCCGGTGGCCACCTTGAACGGGAAGGTGGCGTCGGGCGAGGACAGATGGAAGGTGACCGTGAGGCCCTTCGCGTCGACCGAGCCGAGTGTGGCGAGGAGGGACGCCGGTCCCACCTCGTCGTTGATGCGCTTCACCCGCTCGAAGGAGAACTTCACGTCCTCGGCGGTCATCTTGCGCCCACTCGGAAACGTGAGGTCGTCCCGTAACGTACAGCGATAGGTGCGCAGGCCAGTGCCCACGAAGCCGCAGCTCTTCGCCGCGTCCGGCACGGGGGCGGCGCCGCCCGGCTCGAACGTCAGCAGCGACTGGAACACATTGCTGAACAGCGCCCATGATCCGGCGTCGTACGCGCCCGCCGGGTCGAGCGACGTGACAGCGTCCGTCGTGCCGACCGTGATCGTCTTGCCGCTGTTCTCCTGCGTGGGCAGCAACTGCCAGCCGCCCACACCCACGCCCGCCAGCACAAGCAGCGTCGCGAGAATCCGTATGCGAACCGATCGCATCGGTGCCCCTCCCCAGGCCCACCGCACGTCACTCCCCTAGTGACGCGGATCACCTAACCACAGGAGTTTCAGGTGGGGGAAGAGCTTCCGGAAGAGTGGTCCGAGGTGATCGAAACGATCATTTCAAGCCTGTTTCACAGCTCATTCTCAGGCTTCTCCGAAGGCGGTCTCCGCAACCCTCACCAGCCGTCGGCCCTCTGTCGCCGCCATCAGGCAGGATGGGCGCCATGACCGAGATCCACACCCCCCGTCTCCTCCTCCGCCGCTGGTACGACGACGACCTCGCACCCATGGCGGACATCAACGCGGACCCCCAGGTCATGCGCTGGATCGACGACGGCTCGCTCCGCGACCTGGACCAGACGGCGGAGGACATCGAGCGCTGGGAAGAGGAATGGGACGAGGAGGGCTTCGGCCTCTTCGCCGTGGAACTGCTGGCCTCCGGCGAGCTGGCCGGCGTGGTGGGCCTGTCCGTGCCCGAGTTCCTGCCGGAGGTACTGCCCGCCGTGGCGATCAGCTGGCGGCTCGGCTCACCGTTCTGGGGCCAGGGCTACGCGTCCGAAGCCGCCCAGGCCACGCTGGAGTTCGCGCTCCAGGACCGTGGCCTCGACCGCGTCATCAGCATCAGCCGGATGGGCGACGACGCCACCGAGAACATCATCCGCAAGCTCGGCATGAAGCCGGAACGCGAGACGGCACACCCGGTGTACGGCTTTCCGCTGCACGTCCACGCCATCGACCTCACCGAGTACGAGGCGTGAACCTGGCCCAGTCCCCCACACTCAGGCTTCCCTGGAGGCCAGCTCCACGACGGTGATGTCCGAGGGGGCACCCACCCGCGTCGGCGGCCCCCAGGCCCCCGCACCCCGGGAGACGTACAACTGGGTGTCCCCGTACCGCTCCAGCCCCGCGAGCGTTGGATTGGCGGCCGCGGCGATGAAATTCCCCGGCCACAATTGCCCACCGTGGGTGTGCCCCGACAGCTGAAGATCGACCCCGTACCGCACGGCCTCATGAATCTGCACAGGCTGATGCGCGAGAAGCACGCACGCGCGTGAGGCATCCCGATCCCCCAGGGCTTTCCCGAAGTCGGGCCCCTGCCCCTCGCTCTCTCCTTGTACGTCATTCACGCCGGCGAGATCGAATCCGGCCACCTCGGTACGCGCGTTCTCCAGAGGCTGGATCCCCAGCTCCCGCACTTCCCGGACCCATTGCGCGGCCCCGGAGAAATACTCGTGATTACCGGTCACGAAGAACGCCCCGTGCCGCGCCCGAAGCTGAGCAAGAGGCGCGGCCGCCGGTCCCAGATCCTTCACGCTGCCGTCGACCAGATCCCCGACCACGGCAATGAGATCGGGCTGCGTCGAGTTAATGGTGTCAACGACCTTCTGTGCGAAGCCACGCCCGAGCACCGGCCCCAGATGAATGTCACTGACAACAGCGATCCGGAACCCATGCGCAGAGCGCGGCAACTTGGCCAGCGGCACAGTGACCCGCTTCACCCGAGGCCCCCGCAGAACCCCGTACGTCCCGTACCCCACAGTCCCCACGGCGGCAGCCGCAGCGGCCCCACCCACGACCCGGGAGACGAAGAGCCGCCGGGACGCTCCCTCCGCCGACAGGGGACGCCGGGAGGCTGTCTCCGTCGAGGGGAGAGGCAGGGAGGCTGTATCCGCCGATGGGGCAGGCCGAAAGGCACCCTCCGCCGATGGGGGACGGCCCGCACCCGCCAATCCGACCGGAGGGGCCGTGCCGGGGTGTCCGCCCGCAGCGGATGGCGCGTCAACGCCGGCTCCTTGAAGGCCGACCGATTCCGCGCCAGACCGAGGACGGATACCCCGGCGCGGACCCGCCCCCACCACAACGGCGGGCGCGGAACCCCCACCCCCCGCACGCCGCTCGACAACCCACCGCACGACCGGCCGTACGAGCTCCCCCACCACCAGCGCCAGCACCAGATAGATCGCCAGCGCCATCCACAGAAACCCGGGCCAGGCCAGCACCCGCTGAACCCAGAAAGGCGCCCCACCGCGCTCACTCGCGACAGCGCCGAACATCAACAGCGGCCCGGCGGCAAAAACCACCGCGCCCACCCGCCGGACCACCCCCGGCCCGGCCGTCGTGTCCCGCACCAGCCGCCGCCAGGCATACCAGTGCAGCCCCCCGAGCACGGCCAGCGCGGCCACGCCCGCCAGCACGAAAACGATGACCATGGCGCCGTATCCCCCGCTATGACGTCTGGCGCAAAGCGCGCACCCCGCGCAACCCGATCCACCCGACGACCGTCCCCAACACAAAGGAGACGACGGCGAGCGTCAGATGCACCCAGAGGTACGCCGTCGGATTACCCGCGTCGTCGAACGCGAGCCCGCTGCCGTCCTTGAACAAATTCTTGATGAAAGTGACCCAAATGACCCAGCTCCACACCCCGAAGGCGAGCAGGAACCAGGACACGGGGCGGCTGAGCTTCATGGGTTCAGTATCGCGCCCGCCGGCCGGGACCCGGCGCCGGGGTGTGGAGGGCGAGGGGACTCCCCGAAAGGCTGATGGGACTTCCCGACCCGATCCCTGTACTTTCTCGACCGTGCCCGCCACCAAAAAGACCGTCAAGCGATCCTTGTTGGTCACTTCCGCCACCCTGTTGGCTCTTTCGCTCACCGCGCCCGTACCCGCGTTCGCGGACGCGAGCCCCACAGCGACAGCGACCCCGACCACGACCCCGTCGGCCACACCCCCGGTGAACATGTCGACCGTCGGCGGCGAACGGCTGGGCGAGGCCGGAACCCAGGTGAACCTCGGCGCCGGCGCCCCCGTACTGCCCAAGGACCTCACCGCACGCTCCTGGATCGTCTCGGACGCGGAGTCCGGCGACATCCTGGCCGCCCACAACGCGCACTGGCGGCTGCCCCCGGCGAGCACCCTGAAGATGCTGTTCGCCGACACCCTGCTGCCGAAGTTCCCGAAGAGCGCCGAGCACAAGGTGGCCTCCTCCGACCTGGCGGGCATCGGCGCGGGCTCCAGCATGGTGGGGATAAAGGAGGACGAGACCTACACGGTCCACGACCTGTGGCTCGGCGTCTTCCTGCGCTCCGGCAACGACGCCGTGCACGTGCTGTCGGCGATGAACAAGGGCGTCGACCAGACGGTCAAGGACATGCAGGCGCACGCCGAGGAGCTCCAGGCCCTCGACACGCACGTGGTCAGCCCCGACGGCTACGACGCGAAGGGCCAGGTGTCGTCGGCGTACGACCTGACGCTGTTCGCCCGCTCCGGGCTGCAGAAGAAGGACTTCCGGGAGTACTGCTCGACGGTGCGGGCGAAGTTCCCGGGCGAGACCACGAAGAACAAGAAGGGCAAGAAGACCCGGGAGTCCTTCGAGATCCAGAACACCAACCGCCTGCTGACGGGCGACAGCGACGTCTCCACCTACCAGGGCATCGCGGGCGTCAAGAACGGCAACACCACCAACGCGGGCGCCACCTTCACCGGCGTCGCCGAACGCGACGGCAAAGTGCTGCTCGTCACGGTCATGAACCCGGAGAAGAACGAGCACAACGAGGTCTACAAGGAGACCGCGCGGCTCTTCGACTGGGGCTTCAAGGCCTCGGGCAAGGTCGAGCCGGTGGGTGAGCTGGTGCCGCCGAAGGGCGTGGAGACGAGCGCGCAGCCGGGCGCGAAGCCATCGGGAGGTTCGGGCAAGGACAACGCGTCCACGAAGCCGGTGGCCGCCGCCTCCGAAGCGCAGGACGGTTCGAGCGGCATCGGCATCGCGCTGGCCATCACCGGCGGCCTCCTCGTGCTGCTGGCGGCCGGCGCCTTCCTGATCAACCGCCGGTGGCCGCTGCCGGATCTGATGCGCCGCCGCCGCTGACAGCCGAGCCCTTCGACTCCTCCGGCACCTCCGGCTCCTCCAAGTCCTTCGAGTCCTTCGAGTCCTCCGGATCTCCCGGTGCCGGATCTCCCGGTGCCTTCGAGTCCTCCGGATCCCCCGGCGCCTCCGGGGGATCCGCGGATTCATCGCTCCCCGCCGCCGTCCAGGCGGCGCAGAACAACAGCAGCTTCGCGGTGAAGTTGATCCACAGCAGCAGCGCGATCGGCACCCCGAAGGCGCCGTACATGCTCTTCGACGCGACGCCCCTCATATAGCCGCTGAGCAGCAGCTTGAGCAGCTCGAACCCGGC containing:
- a CDS encoding response regulator transcription factor, whose protein sequence is MTAHEGATVLVVEDEPSIADVLAIALRYHRFEVMTAGTVRQALTLAERTRPDAALLDVMLPDGDGRALGHELRERQPDLAIVFLTARDAPAEIVGALGFGDDYITKPFNIDEVVARITAVLRRTRPDDVLPQRPPLRYGDLELDETTYCVHRAGRTVELTPTEYALLRFLVRNGGRIVPKEQLLRHVWQYEHPAESTVVETYISYLRRKLEPLGPPVIQTRRGVGYGLT
- a CDS encoding sulfatase-like hydrolase/transferase, with protein sequence MSFNTSSRQLPNTDEKPPEEGPAPEPSPEPLPEATAETSTPGASAAAPAEPLSGDGETQAEAASGNGETPAEATATAAEVEAPADAEAPAATSDDTEAPATTSDDAEAPAAPSDDTEAPAEVTEDPAEAAPAPTPAPAPTRGRRRWHGWRERYPLAARALAWTTTALAAALVLFALLMPSRIDTFRPAEFFRIPVEAIFGAAVLIVLPRKPRIAVAALAGLCLGALTVLNFLDIGFNEYLGRGFNVVLDWTLFSDAQAYLQDTMGKNGALGIVVLVVVLVIAVLVLMTLSVVRLGNLVARNTDLATRTTLVMAIVWVTCAALGVQFTGVPIAAEHTTLVVQDRAVRVRNTLRDEAAFAKVAKKDAFANTPPDQLLTGLRGKDMMITFIESYGRSAIEDPVMAPGVDATLTSENEKLTKAGFAAKSGWLTSATYGGSSWLGHSTFLSGLWINNQQRYRTVTAGNHLTLPGAFKKTGAWDTVGVMPGVQKAWPESKFYGIDKVYDSRDLGYKGPKFSWSTMPDQYALTAFERLEHSKKHDKPLMSTIILTSSHQPWAPIPKTVPQDQVGDGSVYDAIEKAGKSPADIITDSTKSKEEYGKSIQYSVTSLIDYLVKYGNKNTVLIFLGDHQPIARVSGNNASRDVPVSIVAKDPKVLDKIADWNWTDGLQPEHNAPVWKMSAFRDRFLTVYGSTPHP
- a CDS encoding MMPL family transporter codes for the protein MARWCYRHRLVVLLLWVGALFGLGFAASTAGTDYATDFSLPNTDSKRAYDLMEKAFPDRAGDTDTVVWKVDGGTVRDQSVRSRIQPALEEIGKMSGVGGVTSPYSGEQGATQISSDGKIAYAQITFADQANTVPKDLVQNVVDTAQNAERGGLQVELGGQAIQKVQEPPTGLAEMIGILAAAVVLFLAFGSLFAMLLPIGIAIFGVGTGLFSTQLISHVTSVPDLAPLLATLIGLGVGIDYALFIVTRHRRGILRGMAPEESAVVALDTSGRAVLFAGGTVCIALAGMLVTNLRFLDGVVIGTSLTVIFSVLAAITLLPALLGLLGARVLSRRQRRKLAANGPEKQSTSGAAARWSTSVQRRPRTIAVLALAVMAVLALPVLGLRLGATDQGNDDASTTTRKAYDLLAEGFGPGFNGPLQVVTSGGDTSALVKDIGDTAGVARVAALPPARGVTVIQVVPTTSPQSEKTDQLIDRLRDRVIPEAGAQAHVGGVTAVSKDFSSITGDRLPYFVATIIGLGFLLLMVAFRSLVVPLTAALMNLIAAAASFGVLVAIFQWGWGLDLLGLGKEGPINSFLPVIMLSLLFGLSMDYQVFLVSRMHEEWVHTKDNARAVRVGLAETSRVINSAALIMVCVFLAFVLSGDSGAAMAGVGLAAAVALDAFILRTALVPAAMHLLGKSNWWLPAGLEKRLPHLAVEPRESAPEEAAPAGGATVVHGFVRDPEGAPVDGAVLTLLSAGGRQLDRVTSLADGSYIVSVPGPGTYLLAATADTYGARARHVVVTDEPLVYDVELAEGEVDAVN
- a CDS encoding sensor histidine kinase, whose protein sequence is MHSLRGGLTLANVGLLALGIVMATAVSLMGMRHYLVDQVDTDLIKTRDSLGSSRLTMREIDSLSAVAFVRDRLIASADESPRPDSIFAAVDRSGKAVTIGGIGGFKPTSSQLALAEAVDDPHALVADRDPHDVTVHGASYRVTGARFADGTYVLLATSTDGLHKGIAKALKLDLAFGTLLLALLACLTMFSVRRRMRPLEAMVETSSAIAEGDLTRRVPSSHHPTQEVEQLRLALNSMLHQVESAYRTRERSAAQLRRFVGDASHELRTPLSAIRGYLQLYEKGMLTDPAERRRAWDRMNAEADRMGRLVDELLTLARLDQRPELRFRNVDLSRLVRDAAADLRAQQPGRPVSVGAEGTLLLHADESGLRQVLGNLVGNVRTHTPAEVPVRLGLEREDGVVRLCVADEGPGLAEDDAARIFDRFFRAGGGAGSGLGMAIVQGVVTAHGGKVAVRTAPGEGLAVTVTLPAH
- a CDS encoding ATP-binding protein: MVRRNSFRLPRHPASVGLARRRVRDHLADWGHSADDPALADVVLLVSELATNAVRHGPLLEREFEVAVTALADGSCFIEVSDEGAAEPRLRPVADWEETGRGLHLVENIAVAWGVWSRGRYGKTVWALVAAAPTPSA